Below is a genomic region from Pseudomonadota bacterium.
AATGATTGTTCTAAGCGCCCATCCCCCCCTTCACCATTGACTACTAACACCGTAGCATTGGACAAATCTAAAAGATCTCGCAGGCCTTTCACAAGTGCATGAGCACCACCCTGCCCCTCGGCAAAGAACGCCTCAAAACCTTCAGCCATAATTTTATCCGCAGTAGCACGACCCGCAGCGGCAATCAATACATTTCGAGAACCCTCTATCAATCCCATAACTTTTGCCCAACCCATCTCAACCGACGTAGGGCTCACAAAAATAATGGCATTGTATGTTGCTGCCAAACTAATTGGATCACGTGGCAACTCGATAATATCAATGGCGGGGCAAAGCAATGCTCGTCCCGCTCGAGTCTCTATTTGTTTCATAAGGTACTCAGCTTGCGCCCGAGGCCTTGCGATCAAGATTCTTCTGTCCTCTAAAGACTTCACCTCCACGGTATAAGCCTATTCAATTCCATCAAGAAGCCCTCGAGCGCCCAGGGAAATCAACTCGTTAACCAGTTTTTGACTCAGGCGCATAGCACCATCTTTATTTTTTTCGTCTCGTCCCTCCACCCTCAGGCATTTCGATCCGTCTGGCGCCGCCACAAAGGCACTCATTTCAAGATCGCTCCTTGAGAAGCGGGCATAGGCCCCCAACGGAGTCCTGCATGAACCCCCCAATGATCGGGAAATAAAGCGTTCTGCCTCCACACATACCCTAGTTGGCTCGTCGTCTAACCTGCTTAATAAATCACGCATGTCCTGTCGTTGCTCCAGACACTCAACTCCCAAAGCCCCTTGTCCTGCGGATGGGATGCTGACATCAACTGGCAAATATTGAACAATTCGCTCTCGAAGACCTAGTCTTTCTAATCCAGCTGCAGCCAAAATGATGCCATCAAACCGACCTTCATCGAGTTTTCGCAAACGCGTTTGGACATTCCCTCTCAATGGACGCACATTTAACCCAGAAAATTGGTTTCTTATTTGACTCTCCCGCCTAACGCTGGATGTCCCGATGACCCCGCCCTTCGGAACTTCATTCAGATTCTGGTACTTTGAAGAAATGAACGCATCCCTAACATCTTCACGATCTAAAATGGCCGATATGCAAAAATCCTGCAGAAGATCGACGGGTACATCTTTCATCGAATGAACCGCGATATCTGCCCGTCCATCGAGCATCGCTTGCTCCAACTCTTTAACAAACAATCCCTTACCACTAGATTCAGCGAGAGACGCTTCTAATCTTTGATCGCCCTCGGTTGTCATACCAAGG
It encodes:
- the hemC gene encoding hydroxymethylbilane synthase, with product MIRLTDDGVVLELTNPKCQPDYCHSNLHILVDELEAIRMSKVVIATRESALALWQANRIKDLLLKAEPKLQVDILGMTTEGDQRLEASLAESSGKGLFVKELEQAMLDGRADIAVHSMKDVPVDLLQDFCISAILDREDVRDAFISSKYQNLNEVPKGGVIGTSSVRRESQIRNQFSGLNVRPLRGNVQTRLRKLDEGRFDGIILAAAGLERLGLRERIVQYLPVDVSIPSAGQGALGVECLEQRQDMRDLLSRLDDEPTRVCVEAERFISRSLGGSCRTPLGAYARFSRSDLEMSAFVAAPDGSKCLRVEGRDEKNKDGAMRLSQKLVNELISLGARGLLDGIE
- a CDS encoding uroporphyrinogen-III synthase, coding for MKSLEDRRILIARPRAQAEYLMKQIETRAGRALLCPAIDIIELPRDPISLAATYNAIIFVSPTSVEMGWAKVMGLIEGSRNVLIAAAGRATADKIMAEGFEAFFAEGQGGAHALVKGLRDLLDLSNATVLVVNGEGGDGRLEQSLEREGAKVETYACYRRLDIRDISQLEGLDQLDAGLDAWIATSRRSIGNILAQFKGRETKLTAIPLFVNHSAIAHEALIRGVTTVFVCQDAGKAMIQSLEDWFMSLELKK